The Silvanigrella paludirubra genome contains a region encoding:
- the menD gene encoding 2-succinyl-5-enolpyruvyl-6-hydroxy-3-cyclohexene-1-carboxylic-acid synthase, whose product MNREYSREIICNLLEWGVEEFYVCAGARDIPLIETVCNIKSNHKIVFNHFEERSAAFYALGRIKSLKKPVAIITTSGTAVGELLPAVMEAYYSNLPLILITADRPKSYRSTGSPQSAEQKDIFGVYVSACFDLSPGQRFDLSNIPKNKPLHFNICFDIPLQSGDIKEIPFIQNDKNINLQEINSRLFDHNKNKLESFISKSKNLLVIISQLNENNYTGIIEFIKNLNAPVYLESISNIRESKDLVHLRINCADKIWAHSIKSDFKIDSILKIGGTPTHRIWRDLDETYKNIKVLSISNSNFPGMPNTESINTPVELFLSNIKIRKYSFDDSKINQFLSLDKKCYLKLNELFEIYPEAEESIFYHLSKIIEINSRVYLGNSLPIRNWDLSASYDYKNFKIDASRGLNGIDGQISSFLGFADEFSSENWGIFGDLTTLYDMAGLWMLSQRPNLITNIVIINNKGGKIFNKVLKGEASTLCQNNHDFDFKYLAKFWRISYELHKNSKNIQTSKKSRIIEVQPDPFQTDLFSKHYSEI is encoded by the coding sequence ATGAATAGAGAATATTCAAGAGAAATAATTTGCAATCTTCTAGAATGGGGGGTTGAAGAATTTTACGTTTGCGCTGGAGCTCGCGATATTCCTTTAATTGAAACTGTTTGCAATATTAAAAGCAATCATAAAATCGTCTTTAATCACTTTGAAGAAAGATCCGCTGCTTTTTATGCTTTAGGAAGAATAAAATCTTTAAAAAAACCTGTTGCTATTATCACGACTTCAGGGACGGCAGTAGGAGAATTGCTTCCGGCAGTTATGGAGGCATATTATTCCAACTTGCCATTAATTTTAATAACAGCTGACAGGCCTAAATCTTATCGAAGCACGGGATCTCCCCAGAGTGCAGAGCAAAAAGATATTTTTGGAGTTTATGTGAGCGCCTGTTTTGATCTTTCCCCAGGGCAGCGCTTTGATTTATCAAACATTCCAAAGAATAAGCCTTTACATTTTAATATCTGTTTTGATATTCCTTTACAAAGCGGAGATATTAAAGAAATTCCTTTTATTCAGAACGATAAAAATATAAATTTGCAGGAAATAAATTCAAGGTTATTTGATCATAATAAGAATAAATTAGAAAGTTTTATTTCAAAAAGTAAAAACCTACTTGTAATTATTTCACAATTAAATGAAAATAATTACACAGGAATTATTGAATTTATAAAGAACTTAAATGCACCAGTATACTTAGAATCTATTTCAAATATAAGAGAATCTAAAGATCTTGTTCATTTAAGAATAAATTGTGCAGACAAAATATGGGCTCATTCTATTAAATCGGATTTTAAAATTGATTCTATTTTAAAGATTGGCGGCACACCAACACACAGAATATGGAGAGATTTAGATGAGACTTACAAAAATATAAAAGTTTTATCTATTTCAAATAGTAATTTTCCTGGCATGCCAAACACAGAAAGTATAAATACTCCTGTTGAATTATTTCTTTCAAATATAAAAATAAGAAAATATTCATTTGATGATTCTAAAATAAATCAATTTTTAAGTTTAGATAAAAAATGTTACTTAAAATTAAATGAATTATTTGAAATTTATCCTGAAGCTGAGGAGTCTATTTTTTATCACTTATCCAAAATAATAGAAATAAATTCTCGAGTTTATTTAGGAAATAGTTTACCCATTCGAAATTGGGATTTATCTGCATCTTATGACTATAAAAACTTTAAAATAGATGCTTCTCGTGGTTTAAATGGAATTGATGGTCAAATATCCTCATTTCTAGGTTTTGCAGATGAATTTTCTTCGGAAAATTGGGGCATATTTGGTGATTTAACAACACTATATGACATGGCTGGTTTATGGATGTTAAGTCAAAGACCCAATTTAATTACCAACATTGTTATCATTAATAATAAAGGCGGAAAAATATTTAATAAAGTTTTAAAGGGAGAAGCCTCAACTTTATGCCAAAATAATCATGATTTTGATTTTAAATATTTAGCTAAGTTTTGGCGAATCTCTTATGAATTGCATAAAAATAGTAAAAATATTCAAACTTCCAAAAAATCTAGAATCATTGAAGTTCAACCAGATCC
- a CDS encoding ABC1 kinase family protein: MKEENSPKNRAMSLIRTISSTAIRAGNEALKRKLNKNSEETDSFMSEAALRLVKGLDELKGAAMKVGQLLSMVDDNILPPGWKDALGKLQSQATSKNWSFIEPILLKEFGNLDGFSNIEKTAVHAASIGQVHKATLKDGTNVAIKVQYPDLEKSVKSDLQNMKKIVKIANLMPNMANYDQIFEAVEMLFIQELDFEREKNYYNIYREKFKTNNQIIVPKTFAEYSTKNVLTTEWIEAISLQEWLNKYSKILHTDPEYIKKRDNLGNILLELVFTEIFHFKHIQSDPNPANFLVTDNGELVLLDFGATQELSDELIENYSKLTLSAVQKNENELIKTAKKMGFLNRHDSPEAKESFIKMMEIAIEPFMNDKYSWKDCHQLKRTNMESIHFMRHTKFRAPSPEIIFINRRLGGNLLIMESLGATVFAKDILYRILDKKEI, translated from the coding sequence TTGAAAGAAGAAAATAGCCCAAAAAATAGAGCTATGTCCCTTATTCGCACCATTAGCAGCACAGCAATTCGTGCAGGAAACGAAGCTCTTAAAAGAAAATTAAATAAAAATTCAGAAGAAACAGACTCCTTTATGAGTGAAGCCGCACTCAGACTTGTAAAAGGGTTAGATGAATTAAAAGGGGCTGCTATGAAAGTAGGGCAGCTTTTAAGCATGGTTGATGATAATATTCTTCCACCAGGCTGGAAAGACGCACTAGGAAAACTGCAATCCCAAGCAACATCAAAAAACTGGAGTTTTATTGAACCTATTCTTTTAAAAGAATTTGGAAATTTAGATGGATTTTCAAATATTGAAAAAACAGCAGTACACGCTGCCAGTATTGGTCAAGTTCATAAAGCAACACTTAAAGATGGAACAAATGTTGCCATTAAAGTACAATATCCTGATCTTGAAAAAAGTGTAAAATCCGATCTTCAAAACATGAAAAAAATTGTTAAGATCGCAAATCTCATGCCAAATATGGCAAACTATGATCAAATATTTGAAGCTGTAGAAATGCTTTTTATTCAAGAATTGGATTTCGAGCGCGAAAAAAATTATTACAATATTTATAGAGAAAAATTTAAAACAAATAATCAAATTATCGTACCAAAAACTTTTGCTGAATATTCAACTAAAAATGTATTAACGACGGAATGGATTGAGGCAATAAGTTTACAAGAGTGGTTAAATAAATATTCAAAAATATTACATACTGATCCTGAATATATAAAAAAAAGAGATAATTTAGGAAATATTTTACTTGAACTTGTCTTTACAGAAATATTTCATTTTAAACACATTCAATCCGATCCCAATCCTGCAAACTTTTTAGTTACAGATAATGGTGAATTAGTTCTATTAGATTTTGGTGCTACTCAAGAATTAAGTGATGAATTAATTGAAAACTATTCAAAATTAACTCTTTCTGCTGTCCAAAAAAATGAGAATGAGCTTATTAAAACAGCTAAAAAAATGGGCTTTTTAAATAGACATGATTCTCCTGAAGCGAAAGAAAGCTTTATAAAAATGATGGAAATCGCAATTGAACCTTTTATGAATGACAAATATTCATGGAAAGATTGCCATCAGTTAAAAAGGACAAATATGGAATCTATCCATTTTATGCGACACACAAAATTTAGAGCACCTTCTCCAGAAATCATATTTATAAATAGACGTCTTGGGGGGAATCTGCTTATAATGGAAAGTTTGGGGGCTACTGTTTTTGCTAAAGACATTTTATATCGAATTTTAGATAAAAAAGAGATTTAA
- a CDS encoding 6-carboxytetrahydropterin synthase — protein MLILKRHFSFCASHRLYNPNFSDEKNKLIFGKCSGKNGHGHNYKLEVSIKGNIDPETGMMFNLQKLKDIVNESIINDVDHKHLNFDVSWLQGKIPTTEIFVECIWERLEEKLAFEKIDNIQLQSITVWETENNIVTKIRD, from the coding sequence ATGCTAATTTTAAAACGTCATTTTTCATTTTGCGCTAGTCATCGTTTATATAATCCAAACTTTAGTGACGAAAAAAATAAACTTATTTTTGGGAAATGTTCAGGTAAAAATGGACATGGTCATAATTACAAATTAGAAGTTTCAATAAAAGGCAATATAGACCCAGAAACGGGAATGATGTTCAATTTGCAAAAATTAAAAGATATTGTAAATGAATCTATTATAAATGATGTGGATCACAAACATTTAAATTTTGATGTTTCCTGGCTACAAGGAAAAATTCCAACAACAGAAATTTTTGTCGAATGCATTTGGGAAAGATTAGAAGAAAAATTAGCTTTTGAAAAAATAGATAATATTCAATTACAATCTATAACCGTGTGGGAAACCGAAAATAATATCGTAACTAAAATTAGAGATTAA
- a CDS encoding DedA family protein, with protein MDFINSILQFLFSVLKDPIKLIQVVGYTGLILIVFAETGLLIGFFLPGDSLLIAAGLFAAKGDMNILILISTLTVAAIVGDAVGFYIGRKLGPKLYNKEDSFFFRKKHLIAAHEFYEKHGGKTIIIARFIPIIRTFAPTVAGAAEMNYFRFAMFNIIGGFLWVWSMLLGGFYLGRVFGDKINDYIHYLIIGVIFVSFIPIIIKWIKTRKETNKVA; from the coding sequence ATGGACTTTATAAATTCAATTCTTCAATTTCTATTTTCAGTTTTAAAAGACCCTATTAAATTAATTCAAGTTGTCGGTTATACGGGATTAATTCTTATTGTTTTTGCAGAAACAGGTTTACTAATTGGCTTTTTTTTACCAGGTGACTCTTTATTAATTGCAGCGGGATTATTTGCTGCAAAGGGTGACATGAATATCTTAATTTTAATAAGTACATTAACCGTAGCTGCTATTGTTGGTGATGCTGTTGGGTTTTATATTGGTCGAAAATTAGGACCAAAGTTGTATAATAAAGAAGATTCTTTCTTTTTTAGAAAAAAACATTTAATTGCAGCTCATGAATTTTATGAAAAACATGGTGGTAAAACTATCATTATTGCAAGATTTATTCCTATTATAAGAACATTTGCACCAACAGTAGCAGGAGCTGCTGAAATGAATTATTTTAGGTTTGCTATGTTTAATATTATTGGTGGTTTTTTATGGGTCTGGAGTATGTTACTTGGCGGCTTTTATTTGGGAAGAGTTTTTGGTGATAAAATAAACGATTATATTCATTATTTAATCATTGGAGTCATTTTTGTTTCTTTTATTCCAATTATTATTAAATGGATTAAAACAAGAAAAGAAACAAATAAAGTAGCATAA
- a CDS encoding TcdA/TcdB catalytic glycosyltransferase domain-containing protein: MKNIFILNQTIMFSCFSFFISGIYSCSNKINTESNTEKNTIKSNYSSEINENLITTDPFDLNFINELEKNISGSEYEHTNNIKDLLIKLKDKNEYSTLEKKYQLLYNLIKNLPKPYLLDKNNTYENNYNVILEHLKIKYDLTAKSIPKNIHYIWVGGTLGEIQKDYIKIWAKLNPDYKINIWYDSENMFVNETNKLIKEYSPLVVNDKKNDLYYEKILADKIISLQNALFEKLISNKSSNSKLTLDQERFLFIENILYNKNDVTFEKINSNIEKMNNDIKSLKNEFSNIDFKDIKNEKQIWTLKNNYEQELYLRGNLAGASDSARVEILASKGGIYMDADILPALNPYNYFMTNNTDEISKNYLKNSFRSISLIFYEQLFNYNENFLPSRTKSNFYLEKFFDQLDYINSLTTEQKSHIKNILKDELNKLKNINNLESVFNKINDVKIREGEFRTAEDSNNFIASHSASKNSDWIQLLKNKIKENYLKLNNYEKNNPNLYYPKKSNYILINDKAYIRPNLESVRDFDSKALSYRYDTLLTDSRATIAISGPSALYSVYEDIYPESIENNRDFKKTKIIESLSEFNVKNKVFNNATEEDAKSSWAKKSIAPNGEYFPPRNLIFQLNLDENTKNAANFIYNKEFLSSKEKYSTKKVSYIDNENLKIKEELRSYGEKLNIYLVGHAELKNNIMTIGDLNPEELANRLYEITTINKKTLIHHIDIISCNPTGNINDTKNMETYAQSLLEKLNHLEMPIDIISVRTGMIKIDSNGNELSKNNYGIFTNAKNENKLYVIRKSANEFLSINTSELEKLLHTEKISRFNKFSNLIKNITSRKTDALGDFTTTIQKIKNSYQLSIQEEDISKANSFEQKSSLFNQYYQTKYKTSISSKIAKYSFKGIEKFTNAANKYNIFINFINMPNSLSMIQQSFKNGFIVEGTRDASNLIINNADLSLDLLKYSKSNEYWLHNKNILNGITKTQIGLNLISSGFEFWQAADLFKAGNLTDDENKKLDLYINASLTSARAVSSLGTALLLPLSAKAGPIGAAIGYTIMFSQGVYNSVRTAEELRRLGFNENDITMKSILKFFGHYDTSEDPAYITKIESNKLIKEIIPNILNLKNKDYFENLNRTGNNSLFYFKKLIYPKVDLYIPFTYETRIIACAYGGCGISKTPGVPIPNKSHSCLTNNSYIGSDVNINLKNDILSKHNNSINTYHSFLTKKETNTPSLPNNQYYSQANIQYINHTVTCPSVNSNTTMIERIDNPSIENKEKLKSIPDSKKANLFLVGFGDQGIHGNMISSIVADQNDINLFNIHPSTYMLHLVGGKKEDVFEFYDIVQSKENEKGFIDGGEGIDTIHLQGISNKNLTVNLNNNKSNDFPQFRNIENVFGSNQDDVIHGNESDNSLFGNSGNDSINGNEGNDNLFPGAGFDKLNGGKGNDTYVILLKDLTNNDISKIMNDYFTITNEIKIMEDKINNISESLLSINNNNIHIFSSIKVIDSSYYSSMNKLSNAVQTSKQNILNIKNKYIELKDLSNSIRIKINNINSELKDYEFKNTSIHKELLIIKESLQKISNFEINSNSSLDEIDLFMNKINQFHTENTLSDEAIRHYQNRNNYYVSEALESNKKNSIYLKKITLSQLQPMIHEKSSNLMNTLNLIKNDLFNLIKNYGIIIDKSQSIRDGMKIIDNYDDSYDSNTENGLDTIMTDIKNLVTRKSNSHLYIGFYENEKFIPAIQVSNYFQSEKNQHLIISDIKGNIYTSKNGNLYIENENNLEITPIDTFKITHENSIIQIDKPIFGNLENILKAKNIIGTLKNDEIHGDQNNNFISGVGGFDKLYGHDGDDTLSATLASHIPKDYSEENILEFFKNLLGYPTTTKLNGGKGFDTYILNFSPDLYSSFENSNYLEIDNEDENESMDNLYIHNSNIKITNIIFESIKENLKSDLQISFQDELSKKYYYINLKNWFISSKYRHLQIQIGKQITVSSTLIEQITKVIENTDERFHFNLSIKNNYSREIIFHKNSFNEINSNFKLNNLTNLNYIFHVNDARLAKLKISHFENDLYLQLNYPNSDDFIFTIIREYYPNKLNLENLMIGINSENLIDPKNFKNMVSELDEGSFIEISMIK; encoded by the coding sequence ATGAAAAATATTTTCATATTAAATCAAACCATCATGTTTTCCTGTTTTTCTTTCTTTATTAGTGGAATTTATAGTTGTTCCAATAAAATAAATACCGAATCAAACACTGAAAAAAACACTATCAAATCAAATTATTCATCAGAAATAAATGAAAATTTAATTACAACCGATCCCTTCGATCTCAATTTTATCAATGAACTTGAAAAAAATATCTCCGGTTCTGAATATGAACACACAAATAACATAAAAGATTTATTAATTAAACTTAAAGATAAAAACGAATACTCGACATTAGAAAAAAAATACCAATTGCTATATAATTTAATAAAAAACCTACCAAAACCATATCTATTAGACAAAAATAATACTTATGAAAATAATTATAATGTAATATTAGAACATTTGAAAATAAAGTATGATCTTACAGCCAAATCTATTCCAAAAAATATACATTATATTTGGGTAGGTGGAACATTAGGTGAAATTCAAAAAGATTATATTAAAATATGGGCAAAATTAAACCCAGATTATAAAATTAATATCTGGTATGACTCTGAAAATATGTTTGTTAATGAAACAAATAAATTAATCAAAGAATATTCACCATTAGTAGTTAACGATAAAAAGAATGATCTTTATTATGAAAAAATACTTGCAGATAAAATTATATCTTTACAAAATGCATTGTTTGAAAAATTAATATCTAATAAATCTTCAAATTCAAAGTTAACATTAGATCAAGAAAGATTTTTATTTATAGAAAATATTTTATATAACAAAAATGATGTAACCTTTGAAAAGATTAACTCAAATATTGAAAAAATGAATAATGATATAAAATCTTTAAAAAACGAATTCTCAAATATCGATTTTAAAGACATAAAAAATGAGAAACAAATTTGGACTCTTAAAAATAATTACGAACAAGAATTATATCTTAGAGGAAATTTAGCAGGAGCTAGCGATAGCGCTCGTGTAGAAATTTTAGCAAGTAAAGGTGGCATTTATATGGATGCTGATATTTTACCTGCATTAAATCCTTATAACTATTTTATGACAAATAATACAGATGAAATAAGTAAAAATTATTTAAAAAATAGCTTTCGATCTATATCTCTCATTTTTTATGAACAATTATTTAATTATAACGAAAATTTTTTACCATCAAGAACAAAAAGTAATTTTTATTTAGAAAAGTTTTTTGATCAATTAGATTATATTAATTCTTTAACAACCGAACAAAAAAGTCATATTAAAAATATCCTAAAAGACGAATTAAATAAACTCAAAAATATAAATAATTTAGAATCTGTATTTAATAAAATTAATGATGTAAAAATAAGAGAGGGTGAGTTTCGAACTGCAGAAGATTCAAATAATTTTATCGCATCACATTCAGCTTCTAAAAATTCTGATTGGATCCAGCTACTAAAAAATAAAATAAAAGAAAATTATCTTAAGTTAAATAATTATGAAAAAAATAATCCAAATTTATATTATCCAAAAAAATCAAATTATATTCTTATAAATGACAAAGCATATATAAGACCAAATTTAGAATCTGTAAGAGATTTTGATAGCAAAGCTTTAAGTTACAGATATGATACTTTACTAACTGATAGCAGAGCTACTATAGCCATATCAGGTCCTTCTGCTCTATATTCTGTATATGAAGATATATACCCTGAAAGCATAGAAAATAATCGTGACTTTAAAAAAACAAAAATTATTGAATCTCTTTCTGAATTTAATGTAAAAAATAAAGTATTTAATAATGCAACTGAAGAAGACGCTAAATCTTCTTGGGCAAAAAAATCTATTGCACCTAATGGTGAATATTTTCCACCTAGAAATCTTATTTTTCAGTTAAATCTTGATGAAAATACAAAAAATGCCGCTAATTTTATTTATAATAAAGAATTCTTATCATCAAAAGAAAAATATTCTACTAAAAAAGTTTCTTATATAGATAATGAAAATCTTAAGATAAAAGAGGAATTAAGAAGCTATGGAGAAAAATTAAATATTTACCTTGTTGGGCATGCTGAATTAAAAAACAATATAATGACAATAGGTGATTTAAATCCAGAAGAGCTTGCAAATAGGTTATACGAAATAACTACAATAAACAAAAAAACTTTAATACACCATATTGATATTATTAGTTGCAATCCAACTGGTAATATAAATGATACTAAAAATATGGAAACATATGCACAATCTTTATTGGAAAAATTAAATCATCTAGAAATGCCAATAGATATTATATCAGTTAGAACTGGTATGATTAAAATTGATTCTAATGGAAATGAATTATCAAAAAATAATTATGGTATATTTACAAATGCTAAAAATGAGAATAAATTATATGTCATTCGAAAATCTGCAAATGAATTTTTATCTATAAATACTAGTGAATTAGAAAAACTTCTTCATACAGAAAAAATATCTCGATTTAATAAATTTAGTAACTTAATAAAAAATATAACAAGCAGAAAAACAGATGCACTCGGTGATTTTACAACTACTATTCAAAAAATAAAGAATTCTTATCAATTAAGCATTCAAGAGGAAGATATTTCAAAAGCTAATTCATTTGAACAAAAATCATCTTTATTTAATCAATATTATCAAACAAAATACAAAACATCTATAAGTTCTAAAATTGCAAAATATTCATTTAAAGGAATTGAAAAATTTACAAATGCGGCGAATAAATATAATATTTTTATTAATTTTATAAATATGCCAAATTCACTATCAATGATTCAACAATCATTTAAAAATGGATTTATTGTTGAAGGTACAAGAGATGCTTCAAATCTAATTATAAATAATGCTGATTTAAGTTTAGATCTTTTAAAATATTCTAAATCAAATGAATATTGGCTTCATAATAAAAATATTCTTAATGGGATAACAAAAACTCAAATTGGATTAAATTTAATTTCTTCTGGGTTTGAGTTTTGGCAAGCAGCCGATCTATTTAAAGCAGGAAATTTAACTGACGACGAAAATAAAAAATTAGATCTATATATCAATGCATCATTGACCAGCGCAAGAGCTGTAAGTTCATTAGGTACCGCATTGCTTTTGCCATTATCAGCAAAAGCGGGTCCTATTGGTGCCGCAATTGGCTATACCATTATGTTTTCTCAAGGGGTTTATAATTCTGTACGAACTGCAGAAGAATTAAGACGTTTAGGTTTTAACGAAAATGATATTACTATGAAATCTATTTTAAAATTTTTTGGTCATTATGATACTTCTGAAGATCCTGCTTATATCACAAAAATAGAATCAAATAAATTAATAAAAGAAATTATACCAAATATATTAAATTTAAAAAATAAAGATTATTTTGAAAACTTAAATCGCACTGGTAACAATAGTTTATTTTACTTTAAAAAATTAATTTATCCAAAAGTTGATCTTTATATCCCTTTTACATATGAAACAAGAATAATAGCTTGTGCTTATGGAGGTTGTGGAATTTCAAAAACACCTGGTGTTCCAATACCAAATAAAAGCCATTCCTGTTTAACAAACAATTCTTATATAGGAAGTGATGTAAATATAAATTTAAAAAATGATATTTTAAGTAAACACAACAATTCTATAAATACTTATCATTCATTTTTAACAAAAAAAGAAACAAATACACCATCGCTTCCAAATAACCAATACTATTCTCAGGCAAATATTCAATATATCAATCACACTGTCACATGCCCATCCGTCAATTCTAATACAACTATGATTGAAAGAATTGATAATCCTTCAATTGAAAATAAAGAAAAATTAAAATCTATACCAGATTCAAAAAAAGCAAATTTATTTTTAGTTGGATTTGGAGATCAAGGGATTCATGGAAATATGATAAGTTCCATTGTTGCTGATCAAAATGATATTAACTTATTTAATATTCACCCTTCTACCTATATGCTGCATCTTGTTGGTGGCAAAAAAGAAGATGTTTTTGAATTTTATGACATAGTTCAATCAAAAGAAAATGAAAAAGGATTTATTGATGGAGGTGAAGGGATTGATACTATTCATTTACAAGGAATCTCAAATAAAAATTTAACTGTTAATCTTAATAATAATAAATCAAACGACTTTCCTCAATTCCGAAATATTGAAAATGTTTTCGGCTCAAACCAAGACGATGTCATTCACGGAAATGAATCTGATAATTCCTTATTTGGTAATAGTGGCAATGATTCTATCAACGGTAATGAAGGTAACGATAACCTATTTCCAGGCGCAGGATTTGATAAACTTAATGGAGGGAAAGGAAACGATACTTATGTCATTTTATTAAAAGATTTAACAAATAATGATATTTCAAAAATCATGAATGATTATTTCACCATAACAAATGAAATAAAAATTATGGAAGATAAAATAAACAATATTTCTGAATCATTATTATCAATAAATAACAATAATATTCATATTTTTAGCTCAATAAAAGTAATTGACAGTAGTTATTATTCTTCAATGAATAAATTATCAAATGCAGTTCAAACCTCAAAACAAAATATCCTAAACATTAAAAATAAGTATATAGAATTAAAGGATTTATCAAATTCAATTCGAATCAAAATAAATAATATAAATTCTGAATTAAAAGACTATGAATTTAAAAACACATCAATTCATAAAGAACTTTTAATTATAAAAGAATCTCTTCAAAAAATATCTAACTTTGAAATAAACTCTAATAGCAGTTTAGATGAAATTGATTTATTTATGAATAAAATAAATCAATTTCATACTGAAAATACTTTATCTGATGAAGCAATAAGGCATTATCAAAATAGAAATAATTATTATGTAAGTGAAGCCTTAGAAAGCAATAAAAAGAATTCAATTTATTTAAAAAAAATTACATTAAGTCAATTACAACCCATGATTCATGAAAAATCATCAAATTTAATGAATACCTTAAATCTTATCAAAAATGATTTGTTTAATTTAATCAAAAATTATGGAATAATTATAGATAAATCTCAATCAATACGTGATGGTATGAAAATTATTGATAATTATGATGATAGTTATGATTCTAATACAGAAAATGGATTAGATACAATCATGACAGATATTAAAAATTTAGTCACACGAAAAAGCAATTCGCATTTATATATTGGATTTTATGAAAATGAAAAATTTATTCCTGCAATTCAAGTTAGCAATTATTTCCAAAGTGAAAAAAATCAGCACTTAATTATTTCAGACATAAAAGGAAATATTTATACATCAAAAAATGGAAATCTTTATATTGAAAATGAAAATAATTTAGAAATAACTCCGATAGACACTTTTAAAATTACACATGAAAATTCAATAATTCAAATTGATAAACCTATATTTGGAAATCTAGAAAATATTTTAAAAGCAAAAAATATTATTGGTACATTAAAAAATGACGAAATTCATGGAGATCAAAATAATAATTTTATTTCGGGTGTTGGAGGATTTGACAAACTATATGGTCATGATGGTGATGATACCTTATCAGCAACTCTAGCATCTCATATTCCAAAAGATTATTCAGAAGAAAATATTTTAGAATTTTTTAAAAATTTATTAGGATACCCTACTACCACAAAATTAAATGGCGGAAAAGGATTTGATACCTATATTTTAAATTTTAGCCCTGATTTGTATTCTAGTTTTGAAAATAGTAATTATTTAGAGATAGATAATGAAGACGAAAATGAGTCGATGGATAATTTATACATACATAATTCAAATATAAAAATTACAAATATTATTTTTGAAAGTATAAAAGAGAATCTAAAATCAGATTTACAAATATCATTTCAAGATGAGTTGAGTAAAAAATATTATTATATAAATTTAAAAAATTGGTTTATTTCATCAAAATATCGGCATTTGCAAATTCAAATAGGAAAACAAATAACAGTATCAAGTACTCTTATAGAACAAATTACAAAGGTAATTGAAAACACCGATGAAAGATTTCATTTTAATCTATCCATTAAAAATAATTATTCAAGAGAAATCATTTTTCACAAAAATTCTTTTAATGAAATAAATTCTAATTTTAAATTAAATAATTTAACAAATTTAAATTATATTTTTCATGTAAATGATGCTAGATTAGCAAAATTAAAAATTTCACATTTTGAAAATGATCTTTATTTACAATTGAATTATCCAAATAGTGATGATTTTATTTTTACTATTATTAGGGAATATTATCCAAATAAATTAAATTTAGAAAATTTAATGATTGGAATAAATTCAGAAAATTTAATAGATCCAAAAAATTTTAAAAATATGGTTTCAGAATTAGATGAAGGTTCTTTTATAGAAATATCTATGATTAAATAA
- a CDS encoding SanA/YdcF family protein, which yields MILKTLKIIIKIIKLIVTFILSIIFLIFSTFLITNIIMFVNSRNNTNLDQPKEYAIVLGASVHGDSLSGVLKARMETAINLYNKKLVKNILMSGDGTDSYYNETAAMKKFALKSGIPEEALVTDEKGYNTYATILRSKEVFNIKSAYIISQNFHLTRSVWIAREIGINAEGVSAGEMKDVWYYSIREFFARTKDYFQVIFKVTPYDEKNFLF from the coding sequence TTGATTCTTAAGACTCTAAAAATAATTATAAAAATTATTAAATTAATTGTTACTTTTATTTTAAGTATAATTTTTTTAATTTTTTCAACATTTTTAATTACAAATATTATTATGTTTGTGAATTCAAGAAATAACACCAACCTAGATCAGCCAAAAGAATACGCCATTGTTTTAGGGGCGAGCGTTCATGGAGATTCATTATCTGGGGTTTTAAAAGCAAGAATGGAAACCGCAATAAATTTGTACAATAAAAAGTTAGTTAAAAATATATTAATGAGTGGTGATGGAACCGATAGTTATTATAATGAAACAGCTGCAATGAAAAAATTTGCTTTAAAAAGCGGTATTCCAGAAGAAGCATTAGTAACAGATGAAAAAGGTTATAATACTTATGCAACTATATTAAGATCCAAAGAAGTTTTTAATATTAAAAGTGCTTACATTATTTCGCAGAACTTTCATTTAACAAGATCGGTTTGGATTGCAAGAGAAATAGGAATCAATGCTGAAGGAGTGAGTGCAGGAGAAATGAAAGATGTTTGGTACTATTCTATAAGAGAGTTCTTTGCTCGTACAAAAGATTATTTTCAAGTAATTTTTAAAGTAACACCATATGATGAAAAGAATTTTTTATTCTAG